One Bacteroidales bacterium genomic window carries:
- the rfbB gene encoding dTDP-glucose 4,6-dehydratase, which translates to MNRKMLITGGAGFIGSHVIRLFVNKYPDYLIYNLDKLTYAGNLENLKDIENKPNYKFIKGDIVDSKFIDELFDKFQFDDIIHLAAESHVDRSITNPMDFINTNIIGTVNLLNACKQLWKDKDNNNRFYHISTDEVYGSLGKEGLFIETTSYDPKSPYSASKASSDHLVRAYYNTYKLPIVISNCSNNYGANQFPEKLIPLVINNIKNNNPIPVYGKGENIRDWLYVDDHAKAIDVIFHTGKIGETYNIGGDNEWKNIDLVNKLCQVMDEKLGRQQGTSAKLITFVKDRAGHDLRYAIDSSKLKNQLKWETTVKFEEGIVKTVNWYLKNTEWLNNVISGEYENYYTEQYIKR; encoded by the coding sequence ATGAACAGAAAAATGCTTATTACCGGTGGAGCCGGATTTATTGGCTCCCATGTTATTCGGCTTTTTGTTAACAAATATCCTGATTATTTAATATATAATTTAGATAAATTAACTTACGCCGGAAATCTTGAAAACCTTAAGGATATTGAGAACAAACCTAATTATAAATTCATTAAAGGTGATATTGTTGATAGTAAATTCATAGATGAACTGTTTGACAAATTTCAATTTGATGATATTATTCATCTGGCTGCAGAATCTCATGTTGACAGGTCTATTACAAATCCAATGGATTTTATAAATACTAATATTATTGGTACTGTAAATCTTTTAAATGCCTGCAAACAACTATGGAAAGATAAGGATAATAATAATCGGTTTTATCATATTTCAACAGACGAAGTTTATGGTTCGCTTGGTAAAGAAGGTCTTTTTATTGAAACAACTTCTTATGATCCTAAAAGTCCTTATTCTGCTTCCAAAGCAAGTTCCGACCACTTAGTACGTGCTTATTATAACACTTATAAACTTCCGATAGTAATTTCAAATTGCTCAAATAATTATGGAGCTAATCAATTTCCTGAAAAACTTATACCTCTCGTAATTAATAATATCAAAAATAATAATCCTATTCCGGTATATGGAAAAGGCGAAAACATAAGAGATTGGCTTTATGTTGATGACCATGCAAAAGCAATTGATGTAATTTTTCATACCGGAAAAATCGGAGAAACATATAATATTGGCGGTGATAACGAATGGAAAAATATTGACCTTGTAAATAAACTATGTCAGGTTATGGACGAAAAATTAGGCAGGCAACAGGGTACTTCAGCTAAACTTATTACATTTGTAAAAGATCGTGCAGGACATGATTTAAGATATGCAATTGATTCATCTAAATTGAAAAATCAATTAAAATGGGAAACTACTGTAAAATTTGAAGAAGGAATCGTAAAAACCGTAAATTGGTATCTGAAAAATACAGAATGGTTGAATAATGTTATTTCGGGAGAATATGAAAATTATTATACTGAACAATATATAAAAAGATAG